From Mucilaginibacter rubeus, a single genomic window includes:
- a CDS encoding efflux RND transporter permease subunit has translation MFWKHIASALLKNRLIIFICVLALSAFMGYEASKVKITFNGGKVLPVTDSAFIRYAEFKKTFGQDASSMVIGIKSPNIFDKDVFNDWYQIGEQLKKVKGIKAVISAANIYNLQKDTLQHKFVLKPLVTGPLQTTAAVDSVKEQLTSMPFYKGLIVSNDGQSTLMAITFDDKIINTPFRVPIIKKINQLGQAFEKKHNITVHYSGLPLIRTVVGDLVAHEFLLFLSLSVIITALILLLFFRSVFPVIFPVLIVILGVIFSLGVLQMMHYEMTLLTGIIPPLIVVIGIPNCVFILNKYFHEYGISHNKMAALEVAVERAGITTFIANVTTAIGFGVLCFTNSELLTQFGLIASIGIMGTFALSLILVPIIFSFLPAPKASQTGIKDSKLMDGLLATLDKLVHTRRKTIYLTTAILVVIAIVGMVRININGYVVDDLPQSNNTLHDLKFFESNFNGVLPLEVSIDTKRKNGVMNLATIRKVEKLEKLISSYPEFSRSVSLIQVLKFSTQAFYGGNPEYYRLPDGLEQNFILNYAGNSGKGTSGLLKTYLDSTHRVTRVTFEMVDAGSKKMNTVLAELQPRIDSIFNPKKYHVELTGSSIIFIKGTNYLLKNLYESLAWAIVLIAGVMWILFRGIKMIAISLVPNIIPLVITAGIMGFFGIPLKPSTILIFSIAMGISSDQTIYFITRYRHELRYSKKGISKIVSDTIRETGVSMIFIATVLFFGFGIFAISKFGGTVALGVLLSITLLVAMISNLTLLPAFLLSLEGGVDRDKIKGPDIDEA, from the coding sequence ATGTTCTGGAAACATATAGCTTCTGCACTTCTTAAAAACAGGCTCATAATTTTTATTTGCGTTTTGGCGCTAAGCGCCTTTATGGGCTACGAAGCTTCAAAAGTAAAGATCACTTTTAACGGTGGTAAGGTACTTCCGGTTACCGATTCGGCTTTTATCCGTTATGCCGAGTTTAAGAAAACTTTCGGGCAGGACGCCTCATCGATGGTTATCGGTATTAAGTCGCCTAATATTTTTGATAAGGATGTTTTTAACGACTGGTACCAGATTGGCGAACAACTGAAGAAAGTAAAAGGGATTAAAGCAGTGATCTCAGCTGCAAACATCTATAACCTGCAAAAGGATACCCTTCAGCATAAATTTGTATTAAAGCCATTGGTTACCGGTCCGCTGCAAACCACCGCGGCTGTTGATAGCGTAAAGGAACAGCTTACATCCATGCCTTTTTACAAGGGACTGATTGTTAGTAACGATGGGCAAAGCACCCTGATGGCAATTACTTTTGATGATAAAATTATCAATACGCCATTCCGCGTACCTATTATTAAAAAGATTAATCAGCTTGGGCAGGCGTTTGAAAAGAAGCATAATATCACGGTACATTACTCGGGCCTGCCGCTTATCCGTACCGTGGTTGGCGACCTGGTAGCACACGAATTTTTATTGTTCCTGAGTCTTTCTGTAATCATCACAGCGCTCATTCTGCTGCTGTTTTTCCGTTCGGTATTCCCGGTTATTTTCCCGGTACTGATTGTGATATTGGGTGTGATATTCAGTCTGGGCGTGTTACAGATGATGCACTATGAAATGACGCTGTTAACCGGTATTATCCCGCCGCTTATTGTGGTAATCGGGATCCCGAATTGTGTATTTATCCTCAATAAATATTTTCATGAGTATGGCATCAGCCATAATAAAATGGCAGCTTTAGAAGTAGCTGTTGAGCGTGCGGGTATTACTACCTTTATAGCCAACGTTACTACAGCCATAGGTTTTGGTGTGTTATGCTTCACCAACAGCGAACTGCTTACCCAGTTTGGCCTTATAGCCTCAATAGGCATCATGGGCACTTTTGCATTGAGCCTTATTTTAGTGCCTATTATCTTCAGCTTTCTGCCTGCGCCAAAGGCAAGCCAAACAGGTATAAAAGACAGCAAATTGATGGACGGCCTGCTGGCCACTTTAGATAAACTGGTGCATACCAGACGTAAAACCATTTATTTAACTACCGCTATATTAGTCGTTATTGCCATTGTTGGGATGGTCAGGATCAATATCAACGGTTATGTAGTGGATGACCTGCCCCAAAGCAATAATACCCTGCATGATCTTAAATTTTTTGAATCTAATTTTAACGGAGTTTTGCCGCTGGAGGTTAGTATCGATACCAAGCGCAAAAACGGGGTTATGAACCTGGCGACTATCCGCAAGGTAGAAAAGCTGGAAAAACTAATCTCTTCTTATCCCGAATTCAGTCGTTCAGTATCACTGATCCAGGTGTTGAAATTCAGTACCCAGGCATTTTATGGCGGTAACCCTGAGTATTACCGTTTGCCCGATGGGTTGGAGCAAAATTTTATCCTTAACTATGCCGGAAACTCGGGCAAAGGAACAAGCGGCCTGCTGAAAACCTATCTTGACAGCACGCACCGTGTAACCCGCGTTACTTTTGAAATGGTTGACGCCGGTTCAAAAAAAATGAATACCGTACTGGCCGAATTACAGCCACGTATCGATTCTATTTTTAATCCAAAGAAATACCATGTTGAGCTTACCGGCTCGAGCATCATATTTATAAAGGGTACCAACTATTTGTTGAAAAACCTTTACGAAAGCCTGGCCTGGGCTATTGTACTTATCGCTGGCGTTATGTGGATCCTTTTCCGCGGCATAAAAATGATTGCCATATCATTGGTACCCAACATCATTCCGCTGGTGATAACTGCTGGTATTATGGGCTTTTTTGGTATCCCGCTTAAACCGTCAACCATATTGATTTTCAGTATAGCGATGGGGATCTCATCCGACCAAACCATTTATTTCATTACCCGTTACAGGCACGAGCTGCGCTACAGCAAAAAAGGTATCTCGAAAATAGTTTCGGACACCATCCGTGAAACCGGGGTGAGCATGATCTTTATTGCTACGGTACTGTTTTTCGGTTTCGGCATCTTCGCGATATCAAAATTTGGCGGTACAGTTGCATTAGGCGTATTACTTTCCATTACCCTGCTGGTAGCCATGATCAGCAACCTGACTTTGCTACCTGCGTTTTTACTTTCGCTTGAAGGCGGAGTTGACCGGGACAAGATCAAAGGCCCAGATATTGATGAAGCCTGA
- a CDS encoding DUF1801 domain-containing protein, translated as MPKEEVADLLFFLRMFPAEVRERALWLRDFVWDLYPQANELIYDNYNALAVGWSPTEKMSHIFCSFAIYRGVNYNTHFGFYWGSELADPQKLLIGDGKQYRYLLINDLAAFPEQEIKKLVEEAWQNSLAKVKDPKQLTHGKTIVKMISDNKREKKLKAPKK; from the coding sequence ATGCCCAAGGAAGAAGTTGCCGACCTGCTTTTCTTTTTAAGAATGTTCCCTGCCGAAGTGCGGGAACGGGCCTTATGGCTGCGCGATTTTGTATGGGATTTGTACCCGCAGGCCAATGAGCTTATCTATGATAATTATAATGCCCTGGCTGTTGGCTGGTCGCCTACCGAAAAAATGAGCCATATATTTTGCTCCTTTGCCATATACCGTGGCGTTAATTACAATACACATTTCGGTTTTTACTGGGGCTCTGAACTTGCCGATCCGCAGAAACTATTAATTGGCGATGGTAAACAGTACCGCTACCTGCTAATAAATGACCTTGCTGCTTTCCCTGAGCAGGAAATAAAAAAGCTGGTAGAGGAGGCCTGGCAAAACTCGCTGGCCAAGGTTAAAGATCCTAAACAACTAACCCATGGCAAAACCATTGTTAAAATGATATCTGATAATAAGCGCGAGAAAAAGCTCAAAGCGCCTAAGAAGTAA
- a CDS encoding two-component regulator propeller domain-containing protein yields MKKITMLILCCCISMYAGAQSAHLYFDRLDIKKGLPESNVGSLLEDSQGYMWFSTQNGLVRYDGYRYKIYKLGSPKLNKQVSTLVFNVIEDKNKTLWITTLANGIFRYNRATDSFTQYPYPANLTYGQLIVGAIDNDGNLWGRFDSATSGQNMMKFEPGTGQYLLFSNRQKGIYHIRATVYYNPVKTADGSIWFGSNNGIYRYNGAGKGFSEYLASNDTAKMRAANPIYEAPSEPGVLYMNTFHGHDKALRFARYDIGTGKLKEYGQANAKDSLLSAGIYSFYEDKSKRLWIGTNKGLSKFNRQTHAFSNCTPVDTINSATKNQFIGFKETRDGKLWISSSAGLVYFDPITSVFKRYVTDPDDPGALPSLGIGGKTIDHTNTLWLGFGNAGVARINKLKSAFTVFKNNPAKAGTYPGKLVTLKAWPNGDAWLTTRQGIYKGNIITNQYKKIYNVASNEGFFPGFCYGQNNTLYVATESGLLVYNTITGKKEKYSNIPGDSTSIISNYVHSLFQDHTGILWIAVDIDAGICSFNPVTKKFTRYPYRGSYEKITSKNKYALDDSRAITFYEDHENTLWIGTNFGGLNRFDRKAGRFISYFNNDMRKAACVDNIFEDKAGRLWVGTYLDGLFLFDRKKEAYVKHFNEDSGLIFNSVMGINEDNDGRLWVITERGFTRIDPRTMRLKSFFMDDILPGRDIFRGIDNVNRLADGRMLFPLSNGIAVFNPEDLNDNPYAPVVHIESVAYSNPKSSGNAINNVLTYGRKTLELPYDQNRVQLNYVGLQYDNPAQNIYAYKLDGYDKNWVQAGTNRSVTYNNLSAGTYVFHVRAANSSGVWNKAGDSIAIVIATAWYLRWWAWLIYIVLFASAIYAFIAYRSRQLKYENQLLEEKVKQRTDDLSRANKELSEQQEEIITQRDQLADAVDNLKTTQQQLIQAEKLASLGELTAGIAHEIQNPLNFVNNFSEVSMELIDEMETELTNGDAEEAKAIAADVKLNLEKIHHHGKRADAIVKNMLQHSRAGSGSKEQVNINNLTGEYFKLAYNGLRAKDKTFNSALVTNFDDSLPLVNIVQQDIGRVLLNLYNNAFYAVHQKQKTAGETYKPEVVVTTAVQPAKEGAKSVVITVRDNGMGIPDNIKEKIMQPFFTTKPTGQGTGLGLSLSYDIVVKGHGGKIDIESKEGEYTVFTITLPVG; encoded by the coding sequence ATGAAAAAAATCACAATGCTGATTTTATGCTGTTGCATAAGCATGTATGCCGGTGCACAATCAGCTCATTTATATTTCGATCGCCTTGATATCAAGAAAGGCCTGCCCGAGTCAAATGTGGGTTCCCTTCTTGAAGACAGTCAGGGATATATGTGGTTCTCTACACAAAACGGACTGGTACGTTATGACGGCTACCGCTACAAAATATACAAACTCGGCTCTCCTAAACTGAATAAGCAGGTATCAACGCTGGTATTTAATGTAATTGAAGACAAAAACAAAACCCTGTGGATAACCACCCTTGCCAACGGGATTTTCAGATACAACCGGGCAACTGATTCTTTTACTCAATACCCCTACCCGGCAAACCTGACTTACGGACAACTGATTGTGGGCGCCATAGATAATGATGGTAATTTATGGGGACGATTTGATTCGGCAACCAGCGGTCAAAATATGATGAAGTTTGAGCCGGGTACAGGGCAGTACCTTCTTTTTAGCAACAGGCAAAAGGGCATTTATCATATCAGGGCAACTGTTTACTATAACCCCGTTAAAACTGCAGATGGCAGTATCTGGTTTGGCTCAAACAACGGCATATACCGATATAACGGCGCCGGGAAGGGCTTTAGTGAATACCTTGCTTCAAATGATACCGCAAAAATGCGCGCCGCTAATCCAATTTATGAAGCTCCCTCTGAGCCGGGGGTACTTTATATGAATACTTTTCATGGTCATGATAAAGCGCTGAGGTTTGCCCGTTATGACATCGGTACCGGTAAACTTAAAGAATATGGCCAGGCCAATGCAAAAGACAGCCTGTTGAGTGCCGGCATTTATAGCTTTTATGAAGATAAAAGCAAACGCCTTTGGATAGGCACCAATAAAGGCTTGTCAAAATTTAACAGGCAAACCCATGCTTTCAGCAACTGTACGCCTGTTGATACCATAAACTCGGCTACCAAAAATCAGTTTATCGGTTTCAAGGAAACGCGGGATGGCAAACTCTGGATCTCATCGTCGGCCGGTTTGGTTTATTTTGATCCCATAACATCCGTTTTTAAACGCTATGTAACAGACCCTGACGACCCGGGTGCCCTGCCAAGCCTGGGTATAGGCGGTAAAACAATTGATCATACCAATACCCTTTGGCTTGGTTTTGGAAACGCGGGTGTAGCACGTATCAACAAGTTAAAAAGCGCCTTTACTGTATTTAAAAATAACCCGGCAAAAGCCGGCACTTATCCCGGCAAATTGGTAACGCTCAAAGCATGGCCCAATGGCGACGCCTGGTTAACCACCCGGCAGGGCATATATAAAGGCAATATCATAACCAACCAATACAAAAAGATATACAATGTGGCCTCTAACGAGGGCTTTTTTCCGGGTTTTTGCTACGGACAAAACAACACACTGTATGTGGCAACTGAAAGCGGATTATTGGTGTACAATACCATCACCGGGAAAAAAGAAAAATACAGCAACATCCCCGGCGACAGTACTTCCATTATCAGCAATTATGTACACTCGCTGTTCCAGGACCATACCGGGATACTATGGATAGCCGTCGATATTGATGCCGGTATATGCTCTTTTAACCCGGTAACCAAAAAGTTCACCCGCTATCCGTACCGGGGCTCTTATGAAAAAATAACTTCAAAAAATAAATACGCGCTTGATGATAGTCGTGCTATTACCTTTTATGAAGATCATGAAAATACACTTTGGATAGGTACCAATTTCGGGGGGCTTAACCGTTTTGACAGGAAAGCAGGCCGTTTCATATCCTATTTTAATAACGACATGCGAAAGGCCGCCTGTGTAGATAATATTTTTGAGGATAAAGCCGGCAGGCTTTGGGTTGGTACCTACCTCGACGGCCTGTTTCTATTCGACCGGAAAAAGGAAGCTTACGTAAAGCATTTTAACGAAGATTCCGGCTTGATATTTAACTCGGTAATGGGCATTAATGAAGATAATGACGGCCGGCTGTGGGTAATAACCGAGCGGGGCTTTACCCGGATAGATCCCCGCACCATGAGGCTGAAAAGCTTTTTCATGGATGACATTTTACCCGGCAGGGATATTTTCAGGGGAATTGATAACGTGAACAGGCTTGCAGATGGAAGGATGCTTTTCCCCTTAAGTAATGGTATCGCCGTTTTTAATCCCGAAGATTTAAATGACAACCCGTATGCCCCCGTTGTACACATCGAATCTGTTGCTTACAGCAATCCAAAATCAAGCGGCAATGCTATAAATAATGTGTTAACCTACGGCCGTAAAACGCTCGAACTGCCTTATGACCAAAATCGGGTGCAGTTAAACTATGTGGGTTTACAATATGATAACCCTGCGCAAAATATTTATGCCTACAAGCTGGATGGCTACGACAAGAACTGGGTACAGGCAGGCACCAACCGCTCGGTGACTTATAATAACCTTTCGGCGGGCACTTATGTATTTCATGTAAGGGCGGCCAACAGTTCGGGCGTGTGGAATAAAGCCGGCGATAGCATCGCCATTGTCATTGCCACAGCCTGGTATTTGCGCTGGTGGGCATGGCTCATTTATATTGTGTTATTTGCGTCGGCTATATACGCGTTTATTGCTTATCGTTCGCGCCAGCTTAAATATGAAAACCAATTGCTTGAAGAAAAAGTAAAGCAACGTACCGATGATTTAAGCAGGGCCAATAAAGAATTAAGCGAGCAACAGGAAGAAATTATTACCCAGCGTGATCAACTGGCCGATGCCGTCGATAATCTTAAAACTACCCAGCAGCAATTGATCCAGGCCGAAAAACTGGCTTCTCTGGGCGAACTTACTGCCGGGATAGCCCATGAAATTCAAAACCCGCTGAATTTTGTAAACAACTTTTCGGAGGTGAGCATGGAGCTGATAGATGAAATGGAGACTGAGCTAACCAACGGGGACGCGGAGGAAGCCAAAGCAATAGCCGCGGATGTGAAGCTGAATCTCGAAAAGATCCACCATCACGGTAAGCGTGCCGATGCCATTGTGAAAAATATGCTTCAGCACTCAAGGGCAGGCAGCGGCAGTAAGGAGCAGGTAAACATCAACAACCTTACCGGCGAATATTTCAAGCTGGCCTACAATGGCCTTCGCGCTAAAGACAAAACTTTTAATTCGGCATTGGTCACCAACTTTGATGATAGTTTGCCTTTGGTTAATATCGTTCAGCAGGATATTGGCCGCGTGTTGCTGAACCTGTATAATAATGCCTTTTACGCGGTACATCAAAAGCAAAAAACAGCAGGGGAAACCTATAAGCCTGAAGTTGTAGTTACCACTGCCGTTCAGCCAGCTAAAGAAGGGGCAAAATCGGTTGTGATTACGGTCCGGGACAACGGTATGGGTATCCCTGATAATATTAAGGAAAAGATCATGCAGCCGTTTTTTACCACCAAACCAACCGGCCAGGGAACTGGTTTGGGCTTATCGCTCAGCTATGATATTGTGGTGAAAGGCCATGGCGGTAAAATTGATATTGAAAGTAAGGAAGGCGAGTACACTGTGTTTACGATTACCTTGCCGGTGGGGTAG
- a CDS encoding sensor histidine kinase: protein MKQHVTISLYWKCQLIGWSVAALYWGYTGYSKAGFNWLLGVLQFTTDVAVYILITHLYRCFALKQGWQNLGLHKLLPRLIPTVVVLGLVYLFVTVLKVYFFRVWFQLGFSGTFGDFFDRYRDSIFVAGVRLMSIWLLACHMYHYSRREINIARENARLSVITRDAQLSNLSAQLNPHFLFNSLNNIKALIIDDPKSARRAIDLLADLLRNSLYSGDNQMITVEEELELVKDYLELEKLRLEERLQYHIESNNLPQNMTLPRLCIQTLVENAIKHGISQQKQGGFISINLNHEPNGLVISVSNPGRLNPVKENSGLGIKNLNERLELRYKGSAYFVIGEANDMVTATIKISRV from the coding sequence TTGAAACAACACGTAACCATATCGCTTTATTGGAAATGTCAGCTTATTGGCTGGTCGGTAGCGGCGCTTTACTGGGGCTATACCGGCTATAGCAAAGCTGGCTTTAACTGGTTGCTGGGCGTTCTTCAGTTTACTACGGATGTTGCCGTTTATATCCTCATTACGCACCTTTACCGTTGCTTTGCCTTAAAACAAGGCTGGCAAAACCTCGGACTTCATAAACTATTACCAAGGCTCATCCCCACGGTTGTGGTATTAGGTTTGGTTTACCTGTTTGTAACGGTTTTAAAAGTTTACTTTTTCAGGGTATGGTTTCAACTGGGCTTCTCCGGTACTTTCGGCGATTTTTTTGACCGCTATCGTGATAGTATTTTCGTGGCCGGTGTGCGCTTGATGTCTATCTGGCTGCTGGCCTGTCATATGTATCATTATTCAAGGCGCGAGATCAATATTGCCAGGGAAAATGCCAGGCTTTCGGTTATTACCCGGGATGCGCAACTGAGTAATCTATCGGCACAGCTTAATCCGCATTTCCTGTTCAACTCTTTAAACAATATTAAGGCGCTAATTATTGACGATCCTAAATCGGCACGGCGGGCAATTGACCTGCTGGCCGATCTGTTAAGAAATTCCCTTTACAGTGGCGATAACCAGATGATCACCGTAGAAGAAGAGCTCGAGTTAGTTAAAGATTACCTTGAACTGGAAAAACTGAGACTTGAAGAGCGGTTGCAATATCATATTGAAAGCAATAATCTGCCGCAAAACATGACGCTTCCCCGCTTGTGTATCCAAACCCTGGTTGAAAATGCTATTAAACATGGTATCAGCCAGCAAAAACAAGGAGGGTTTATCAGCATAAATTTAAATCACGAACCCAACGGTTTGGTTATATCTGTAAGTAATCCGGGCAGGTTAAACCCTGTGAAAGAGAATAGTGGCTTAGGTATCAAAAACCTGAACGAACGTTTGGAACTGCGATACAAAGGTTCGGCTTATTTTGTCATCGGCGAAGCTAATGACATGGTTACGGCAACTATTAAAATTTCGCGGGTATGA
- a CDS encoding LytR/AlgR family response regulator transcription factor, giving the protein MKKIRVLIIDDERAARNEVRRLLAGYPDFEIMGEAANADDALTIIAQQNPDLLFLDIQMPEKSGFDLLESLEQVPSVIFTTAYDQYAVKAFEVSALDYLVKPIREERFEKAITQARQRLGKADSAGQIFVKDRQQYHFIQWSSVHLIESMDNYARIFFGDKNVFLKSSLNQLEAKLSDALFFRINRAQIINRQFIQAMTTTDSRLKITLNTGTQLEVSERQSAKFRQWVVSK; this is encoded by the coding sequence ATGAAAAAGATAAGGGTTTTGATCATTGACGATGAACGTGCTGCCCGTAATGAAGTAAGGCGCTTACTTGCCGGTTATCCTGATTTTGAAATTATGGGAGAAGCCGCCAATGCTGATGATGCCCTGACGATAATAGCTCAGCAAAATCCTGATCTGCTTTTTTTAGATATCCAGATGCCCGAAAAATCAGGTTTTGATTTATTGGAATCATTAGAGCAGGTGCCATCGGTAATATTTACCACTGCCTACGACCAATACGCTGTTAAGGCCTTTGAGGTAAGCGCGCTTGATTACCTTGTAAAACCTATCCGTGAGGAAAGATTTGAAAAAGCGATAACACAGGCAAGGCAGCGATTGGGCAAGGCAGATAGCGCCGGGCAAATCTTTGTGAAAGACCGGCAGCAGTATCATTTTATTCAATGGAGCTCGGTACACCTCATTGAGTCGATGGATAACTATGCCCGGATCTTTTTTGGCGATAAAAATGTATTCCTGAAAAGTTCGCTTAATCAGCTGGAGGCTAAGTTAAGTGATGCTTTATTTTTCAGGATCAACCGCGCACAGATCATCAACCGGCAATTTATTCAGGCTATGACAACTACCGATAGTCGTTTAAAAATAACCCTTAATACCGGTACTCAACTTGAAGTTTCCGAGCGGCAATCGGCAAAATTCAGGCAGTGGGTGGTAAGTAAGTGA
- a CDS encoding CocE/NonD family hydrolase yields the protein MRKLFSLLLLCLVLGDIASAQSKKTTGVYLQDSVLLKTHNGAFVTVMIARKKGITEKLPTIFQFTIYARRSDTSKIQEAADRGYVGVMAYTRGKWNSPDAPLAYEADGRDAYDVIDWISKQPWSDGRVGMYGGSYNGFTQWAATKKLHPALKTIVPSAAVAPGLDVPMTNNVQMSFVFSWTYYTSNNKFLDEKDYNGPQWNQLYWKWYNAGLAYRTLDSLTGRGINNMFGHWVAHPTYDRYWQNMIPYQKEFADINIPVLTTTGYYDGGQIGGMYYYREHLKYNSKANHYVIIGPYGHFGSQGHPDSVLNGYRVDDAARINIHEIIYQWFDYIFKNKPKPAFLKDKFNFEVMGTNQWKHVPSLKQMSNDTLKFYLDKSRLNPAKPLKKAFAAQSINFANRDSISSYYFLNQLIYDTLNTGSSLVFKSEPLTGALTVSGAFSGMLKTIINKKDMDYHVVMFEEMPDGKYFYLTYFMGRASYATNPEKRHLLKPGQMESIPFTNTYITSRQFSKGSRIVIMLNINKSPFEQINYGTGKNVSDETILDAKMPLQIKWFNDSYINIPVLR from the coding sequence ATGAGGAAATTATTCTCCCTGCTATTGCTATGCCTTGTTTTGGGCGATATAGCATCGGCACAAAGCAAAAAAACTACAGGTGTTTACCTGCAGGATAGCGTGCTGTTAAAAACACATAATGGCGCGTTTGTTACCGTAATGATAGCCCGCAAAAAAGGCATAACCGAAAAGCTGCCGACTATTTTCCAGTTTACCATTTACGCCCGCCGCAGCGATACGTCAAAAATTCAGGAGGCAGCTGATAGAGGCTATGTTGGTGTAATGGCATACACCCGGGGTAAATGGAACAGTCCGGATGCCCCCCTGGCTTATGAAGCCGATGGTCGGGATGCTTATGATGTGATTGACTGGATCAGCAAGCAACCCTGGAGCGATGGCCGGGTAGGCATGTACGGGGGAAGCTATAACGGTTTCACCCAATGGGCTGCTACTAAAAAGCTTCATCCGGCGCTTAAGACTATTGTGCCATCGGCTGCCGTAGCACCGGGGCTTGATGTGCCCATGACGAATAATGTGCAAATGAGCTTTGTTTTTTCGTGGACTTACTACACCAGCAATAACAAGTTCCTGGACGAAAAAGATTACAATGGTCCACAATGGAACCAGTTGTACTGGAAGTGGTATAACGCAGGTTTAGCTTATCGCACGCTCGACAGCCTCACCGGCAGGGGGATTAATAATATGTTCGGGCATTGGGTAGCGCACCCTACCTATGATCGGTATTGGCAAAATATGATCCCTTATCAAAAGGAATTTGCGGATATCAACATCCCGGTGTTAACAACTACAGGTTATTACGATGGCGGGCAAATTGGCGGCATGTATTATTACCGTGAGCACCTGAAATACAACTCCAAAGCCAATCACTATGTGATCATTGGCCCTTACGGCCATTTTGGTTCACAAGGGCACCCCGATTCGGTTTTAAATGGCTATCGCGTTGATGATGCCGCGCGGATCAACATCCATGAGATTATTTATCAGTGGTTTGATTATATCTTCAAAAACAAACCCAAACCAGCTTTTTTGAAGGATAAATTCAATTTTGAAGTTATGGGTACAAACCAGTGGAAGCATGTGCCCTCATTAAAGCAAATGAGCAATGATACGTTGAAGTTTTACCTGGATAAATCGCGGTTAAATCCCGCTAAACCGCTGAAAAAAGCCTTCGCAGCGCAAAGCATTAATTTCGCTAACCGGGACAGCATCAGTAGTTATTACTTTTTAAACCAGCTTATTTATGATACGCTGAACACCGGCAGTAGTCTTGTTTTTAAAAGCGAACCGCTTACGGGGGCGCTTACCGTTAGCGGAGCGTTTTCGGGCATGTTAAAAACTATCATTAATAAAAAAGATATGGACTATCATGTGGTAATGTTTGAGGAAATGCCCGATGGTAAATATTTTTACCTCACCTACTTTATGGGCCGGGCAAGCTATGCTACAAATCCTGAGAAACGACATTTATTAAAACCGGGGCAAATGGAAAGCATTCCTTTTACTAATACCTATATCACCAGCAGGCAGTTTAGTAAGGGCAGCCGGATAGTGATCATGCTCAATATTAACAAAAGTCCTTTTGAACAGATCAATTACGGAACGGGCAAAAATGTAAGCGATGAAACCATCCTTGATGCTAAAATGCCGTTGCAAATAAAATGGTTTAATGATAGTTATATCAATATCCCAGTATTGCGTTAA